One genomic region from Henningerozyma blattae CBS 6284 chromosome 2, complete genome encodes:
- the TVP23 gene encoding Tvp23p (similar to Saccharomyces cerevisiae TVP23 (YDR084C); ancestral locus Anc_8.216), with amino-acid sequence MESIQNFYNTILKSSHPILLAIHLSAKAAPIVFYILGSLFLGFTAQFITLVILFAIDFYLTKNISGRKLVQLRWWYDSTGQKATSFTFESYKQYGPGPPVNAIDSKLFWWSLYLTPVVWVVFAIFCVLRLKLFYLIVVLVGVGLTGWNAYGFRCCDKWDPNENASSSNSWFQLPDLSSFGNLSNLVRIQGFFNSSNRN; translated from the coding sequence atGGAGagtattcaaaatttttacaataCTATCCTGAAGTCGTCACATCCAATTCTACTGGCTATTCATCTTTCAGCAAAGGCGGCTCctattgtattttatatattaggTTCTCTCTTTTTGGGTTTTACAGCTCAATTTATTACATTAGTCATATTATTTGCCATTGATTTTTACTTAACAAAGAATATCAGTGGTAGAAAGCTAGTCCAATTACGCTGGTGGTATGATTCTACAGGCCAAAAAGCTACATCATTTACTTTTGAATCATATAAACAATATGGGCCAGGACCACCGGTTAATGCAATTGATTCAAAGCTGTTTTGGTGGTCACTATATCTAACTCCTGTAGTTTGGGTAGTTTTTGCAATTTTTTGCGTTTTAAGATTGAAACTGTTTTATCTAATTGTTGTGCTGGTTGGTGTTGGGTTAACAGGTTGGAACGCATACGGATTCCGTTGCTGTGATAAATGGGatccaaatgaaaatgCATCATCAAGCAACTCCTGGTTCCAATTACCTGATTTATCAAGCTTTGGTAATTTGTCAAACTTGGTAAGAATACAAGGGTTTTTCAATAGTTCTAATAGAAATTGA